A window from Sphingomonas sp. NBWT7 encodes these proteins:
- a CDS encoding ParA family protein — protein sequence MHIITLAAQKGGVGKTTLAVNLAVAAASGRHQDGPFRPRPTGKRDGVERAPRGRATPRGADQRAPLEPGDRRGRGKRF from the coding sequence TTGCATATAATCACACTTGCAGCGCAAAAGGGCGGCGTCGGCAAAACGACGCTCGCGGTCAATCTGGCGGTTGCGGCCGCAAGCGGCAGGCATCAGGACGGCCCTTTTCGACCTCGACCCACAGGAAAGCGCGACGGCGTGGAGCGAGCGCCGCGAGGCCGAGCTACCCCACGTGGAGCCGATCAGCGCGCGCCGCTTGAACCAGGCGATCGACGCGGCCGAGGCAAACGGTTTTGA
- a CDS encoding ParA family protein — MEPISARRLNQAIDAAEANGFDLTIIDTPPAAGAEAAAAAQRADLVLIPCRPSLIDLDAIKRTAQLIISTGRTGFVVLNAAPPTATTLLDDARTLAEDTGLKVARAVIRERSAYRAAWPYGLGVAEHEPNGKAAQEIASLRQFLFDELQNCTPANVKA; from the coding sequence GTGGAGCCGATCAGCGCGCGCCGCTTGAACCAGGCGATCGACGCGGCCGAGGCAAACGGTTTTGACCTCACCATCATCGATACGCCCCCGGCAGCCGGAGCCGAGGCAGCCGCAGCCGCACAACGGGCCGATCTCGTGCTGATACCGTGCCGCCCCTCCCTCATCGACTTGGACGCAATCAAGCGCACGGCTCAGCTCATCATCAGCACCGGCAGGACCGGCTTTGTCGTGCTCAATGCGGCCCCGCCTACGGCAACGACGCTACTGGATGATGCGAGGACACTGGCGGAGGATACTGGATTAAAGGTCGCGCGCGCAGTCATCAGGGAGCGCAGCGCCTATCGGGCAGCATGGCCCTACGGACTTGGCGTGGCCGAGCATGAACCCAATGGAAAAGCCGCCCAGGAGATTGCGTCGCTTCGCCAGTTCCTGTTTGATGAATTGCAGAATTGCACACCTGCAAATGTGAAGGCTTGA
- a CDS encoding ribbon-helix-helix domain-containing protein, with protein sequence MARRSSLLAPAVATNAKPESAAPERVTSPPDARAPRSSGQRPGKYHLGAYFDPADPTAEAFRVLAARTRRSHQDLLAEAIAELVAKYDADKQFGRT encoded by the coding sequence ATGGCACGACGTTCCTCACTCCTTGCGCCTGCCGTCGCCACAAATGCAAAGCCCGAGTCCGCCGCGCCTGAGCGTGTAACGTCCCCACCGGACGCGCGCGCTCCCCGATCGAGCGGGCAACGTCCTGGCAAATATCACTTGGGCGCTTACTTCGACCCGGCCGATCCAACTGCCGAGGCGTTCCGGGTGCTGGCGGCAAGGACGCGCCGTAGCCACCAGGACTTGTTGGCCGAAGCGATCGCCGAACTGGTCGCCAAATATGACGCCGACAAGCAGTTCGGACGTACTTGA
- a CDS encoding conjugal transfer protein TraD: MQRRERTRHLIELGGLVQKAGLVDLTDDDRATLYGALLDLAGRGRDDDADDVLALWKRRGKRAFDAEAEGSEAQ; this comes from the coding sequence GTGCAACGTCGTGAACGCACCCGCCACCTGATTGAGCTGGGCGGGCTGGTCCAGAAAGCTGGCCTGGTCGATCTGACCGACGATGACCGCGCCACCCTCTACGGCGCGCTGCTCGATCTCGCCGGGCGTGGGCGCGACGATGATGCCGACGACGTGCTGGCGCTGTGGAAGCGGCGCGGCAAGCGGGCGTTCGACGCGGAAGCGGAAGGGAGCGAAGCGCAATGA
- a CDS encoding conjugal transfer protein TraD, which produces MRKVRDYDAELKALGDKARALKAKRVEQLGQLVAATGADALDAETLAGVLLDAIGSKDASAKEAWRAKGAAFFQRRGRKGGSAVAIDGSGSATEPRGDDAGGSGATANG; this is translated from the coding sequence ATGCGGAAGGTTCGCGATTACGATGCCGAGCTAAAGGCGCTGGGTGACAAAGCCCGCGCGCTCAAGGCGAAGCGGGTCGAACAGCTCGGCCAGCTTGTCGCCGCTACGGGTGCCGATGCGCTCGATGCGGAAACCCTCGCCGGCGTGCTGCTCGATGCGATCGGATCGAAGGATGCGAGCGCGAAGGAGGCATGGCGTGCGAAAGGCGCTGCCTTCTTTCAGCGGCGCGGGCGCAAAGGTGGCAGCGCTGTTGCAATCGACGGATCGGGCAGTGCGACTGAACCGCGCGGCGACGATGCGGGCGGAAGCGGGGCAACGGCGAACGGATAG
- the traA gene encoding Ti-type conjugative transfer relaxase TraA, with the protein MAIYHFSAKVVSRANGSSAVASAAYRSASELHDDRLGRNHDFSNKAGVIHSEVMLPEGAPERLNDRTTLWNEVEAGEKRKDAQLAREVEFSIPCEMNEKQGVHLARDFVKKQFVDRGMVADLNVHWDKAKDGTPKPHAHVMMTMRDVGPEGFGKKNRDWNSTELLKDWREAWSAHVNERMAELGLEGRIDHRSYEAQGIGLEPQHKIGPAASRRPEQGLEAERIEDHTRIARENGEKIIANPNVALDAITRQQATFTVRDLATFAFRHSDGKEQFDQVMGAVRASPELVTLGKDGRDQERFTSRDMIAVENRLERAGDELADRAGHGVANRHRDAAIGAAEERGLVLSGEQRDAFDHVTGDAGLASVVGYAGSGKSAMLGVAREAWEGQGYKVRGAALSGIAAENLEGGSGIQSRTIASLEHAWGQGREQLGPRDVLVVDEAGMIGSRQMERVLSQARDAGAKVVMVGDPEQLQAIEAGAAFRSVTERHGAAEITEIRRQREDWQRDATRALATGRTGEAIHAYDGMGMVHAADTREQARAELVDGWDRARQAEPDKTRIILTHTNAEVQSLNGEARDRLRSSGDLGDDVTVKAERGERQFATGDRIMFLRNERGMGVKNGTLATIERVSPEGMAVRLDDGRGVAFDLKDYAHVDHGYAATFHKSQGVTVDRAHVLATPGMDRHSAYVGMSRHRDDVQLHYGLDDFADQRQIVRALSRDRGKDMAGDYAKPEQDQARAFADRREIRFPELARQVAAKVRDKARGMFDGFRPKPAAEKATLPAIDRPATPDQGKAIERYARAAADIERMRAKDLPVLPHQAQALEKAGAALDRTRPDAARDLASALARDPRLTEQAAQGNTAGAARAMAEEARVRANPELRAGRFVESWRAMGEQRTRLEKAGDREGAERLRGRMEKLAGGLHRDPQLESALAKRAPELELKMERGRSIGQELTQQIGGRDRDRGMSL; encoded by the coding sequence ATGGCGATCTACCATTTCTCCGCCAAGGTTGTGAGCCGTGCGAACGGATCGAGCGCGGTTGCGAGCGCCGCCTATCGTTCCGCGTCCGAGCTGCACGATGACCGGCTTGGGCGTAACCACGATTTCAGCAATAAGGCGGGCGTGATCCACTCCGAGGTGATGTTGCCGGAGGGTGCCCCGGAGCGTTTGAACGACCGCACGACCTTGTGGAACGAGGTGGAGGCAGGCGAGAAGCGCAAGGACGCGCAGCTTGCCCGCGAGGTGGAGTTCTCGATTCCGTGCGAGATGAACGAGAAGCAGGGCGTCCATCTCGCCCGCGATTTTGTGAAGAAGCAGTTTGTGGATCGCGGGATGGTCGCGGACCTGAACGTGCATTGGGACAAGGCGAAGGACGGCACGCCGAAGCCGCACGCGCATGTGATGATGACGATGCGGGACGTGGGGCCGGAGGGGTTCGGCAAGAAGAACCGTGACTGGAATTCGACCGAGCTGTTGAAGGATTGGCGCGAGGCGTGGAGCGCGCACGTCAACGAGCGCATGGCCGAGTTGGGCTTGGAAGGCCGGATCGACCATCGTTCCTATGAGGCGCAGGGGATCGGGCTGGAGCCGCAGCACAAGATCGGCCCGGCCGCATCGCGGCGACCGGAGCAGGGGCTTGAGGCGGAGCGGATCGAGGATCACACGCGCATCGCCCGCGAGAACGGCGAGAAGATCATCGCCAACCCCAATGTCGCGCTGGACGCGATCACCCGGCAACAGGCGACGTTTACCGTCCGCGATCTTGCGACGTTCGCGTTCCGGCACAGCGACGGCAAGGAGCAGTTCGACCAGGTGATGGGGGCGGTGCGCGCCAGCCCCGAGCTGGTCACATTGGGGAAGGACGGTCGCGACCAGGAGCGGTTCACGTCGCGCGACATGATTGCGGTGGAGAACCGGCTTGAGCGCGCGGGCGACGAACTGGCGGACCGCGCCGGGCATGGGGTCGCCAATCGGCATCGTGACGCGGCGATCGGCGCGGCCGAGGAGCGGGGCCTTGTCCTGTCAGGCGAACAGCGCGACGCCTTCGACCATGTGACCGGCGATGCGGGGCTGGCGTCCGTCGTCGGCTACGCCGGCAGCGGCAAGTCCGCGATGTTGGGCGTCGCGCGCGAAGCGTGGGAAGGGCAGGGCTACAAGGTGCGCGGCGCGGCGCTATCGGGCATCGCGGCGGAAAACCTTGAAGGCGGGTCGGGCATCCAGTCCCGCACCATCGCCAGCCTTGAACACGCATGGGGGCAGGGGCGCGAGCAGCTAGGCCCCAGGGACGTGCTGGTGGTGGACGAGGCCGGCATGATCGGCTCGCGCCAGATGGAGCGGGTGCTGTCCCAGGCACGCGACGCCGGGGCTAAGGTCGTGATGGTGGGCGACCCTGAGCAGCTGCAGGCGATCGAGGCCGGCGCGGCGTTCCGCAGCGTCACCGAGCGTCACGGCGCGGCCGAGATCACCGAGATACGCCGGCAACGCGAGGACTGGCAGCGCGACGCTACGCGCGCGCTGGCGACCGGGCGCACGGGCGAGGCGATCCATGCCTATGACGGCATGGGCATGGTTCACGCGGCCGACACGCGCGAACAGGCGCGGGCCGAGCTGGTGGACGGTTGGGATCGTGCGCGCCAGGCCGAGCCGGACAAGACCCGCATCATCCTCACCCATACCAACGCCGAGGTGCAGAGCCTCAATGGCGAGGCGCGCGACCGGTTGCGCTCATCCGGCGACCTTGGCGACGACGTGACGGTGAAGGCCGAGCGCGGCGAGCGGCAGTTCGCGACCGGCGACCGCATCATGTTTCTGCGCAACGAGCGCGGCATGGGGGTCAAGAACGGTACGCTGGCGACGATCGAGCGGGTATCGCCTGAGGGCATGGCGGTGCGCCTCGATGACGGGCGCGGCGTCGCGTTCGACCTGAAGGATTACGCCCATGTCGATCACGGCTATGCGGCGACGTTCCACAAATCGCAGGGCGTGACGGTCGATCGGGCGCACGTCCTCGCCACCCCCGGCATGGACCGGCACAGCGCCTATGTCGGCATGTCGCGGCATCGTGACGACGTGCAGCTCCATTACGGCCTCGACGACTTCGCCGATCAACGCCAGATCGTCCGCGCCCTGTCGCGCGACCGGGGTAAGGACATGGCGGGCGATTACGCCAAGCCCGAGCAGGACCAGGCGCGCGCGTTCGCCGATCGGCGCGAGATCCGGTTCCCGGAACTCGCGCGTCAGGTGGCGGCGAAGGTCCGCGACAAGGCGCGGGGCATGTTCGACGGCTTCCGGCCGAAGCCTGCGGCCGAGAAGGCGACCTTGCCGGCGATCGACCGTCCCGCCACGCCCGACCAAGGCAAGGCGATCGAACGCTACGCGCGCGCCGCGGCCGATATAGAGCGGATGCGCGCGAAGGATTTGCCGGTGCTGCCCCACCAGGCCCAGGCGCTTGAGAAGGCCGGCGCGGCGCTGGACCGCACCCGCCCGGACGCGGCGCGCGACCTCGCTTCCGCGCTCGCGCGCGATCCCAGGCTGACCGAGCAGGCCGCCCAGGGCAACACCGCCGGGGCGGCGCGGGCGATGGCCGAGGAAGCGAGGGTGCGCGCCAACCCTGAGCTTCGCGCCGGCAGGTTCGTGGAGAGCTGGCGCGCGATGGGCGAGCAGCGGACGCGATTGGAGAAGGCCGGCGATCGCGAAGGGGCGGAGCGGCTGCGCGGTCGTATGGAGAAGCTGGCGGGCGGGTTGCACCGCGATCCCCAGCTCGAATCCGCGCTGGCGAAGCGCGCGCCCGAGCTGGAGCTGAAAATGGAGCGGGGCCGGTCGATCGGGCAGGAACTGACGCAGCAGATCGGCGGGCGCGACCGCGACCGCGGCATGAGCTTGTAG
- a CDS encoding DUF6118 family protein yields MDDEQDGETAAEAFARVEGELALLRRAVERLATERAEPEQPDYSETLGRIAKAINKLAERMDVLAERPGVSITPDGIARQIAAAGVTVRAEDARTIATARSSLDEAARRLNGLVATATTAREQKRRLAWTAIGGVVIGMILWAAFAGAVARAAPEGWLWPERMAARTLRLDTWEASRRLAAVSKPEQWNAMIRGGLLMQENRAAIERCGRDAAQTGEPVRCTVRIGPVERSRK; encoded by the coding sequence ATGGACGACGAGCAGGACGGAGAAACCGCGGCCGAGGCGTTCGCGCGGGTGGAGGGCGAGCTGGCGCTGTTGCGGCGCGCGGTGGAGCGGCTGGCGACCGAGCGCGCCGAGCCCGAGCAGCCCGACTATAGCGAGACGTTGGGGCGGATTGCGAAGGCGATCAACAAGCTTGCCGAGCGCATGGACGTGCTCGCCGAGAGGCCGGGCGTCAGCATCACGCCGGACGGAATCGCCCGCCAGATCGCGGCAGCGGGGGTGACGGTCAGGGCGGAGGACGCGAGGACGATCGCCACGGCGCGGAGCAGCCTGGACGAGGCGGCGCGTCGTTTAAACGGCCTGGTTGCGACGGCGACGACAGCGCGGGAGCAGAAGCGCCGGCTCGCGTGGACGGCGATCGGCGGGGTGGTGATCGGCATGATCCTATGGGCGGCGTTCGCCGGTGCGGTCGCGCGCGCCGCTCCCGAAGGCTGGCTATGGCCCGAGCGCATGGCGGCGCGGACCTTGCGGCTCGACACCTGGGAGGCGAGCCGGCGACTGGCGGCCGTGAGCAAGCCCGAGCAGTGGAACGCGATGATCCGGGGCGGGCTGTTGATGCAGGAAAACCGCGCCGCGATCGAGCGGTGCGGGCGCGACGCGGCCCAGACGGGTGAGCCGGTGCGATGCACAGTCAGGATCGGGCCGGTGGAGCGGAGTAGGAAATGA
- the cueR gene encoding Cu(I)-responsive transcriptional regulator: protein MNIGAASDASGVSQRMIRHYEKIGLVPAPPRRGSYRDYSDADVHRLRFIANARDLGFPIEEIRTLLALWSDRGRASAEVKALAEARAAELGRKARALDAMRRSLTALAEACHGDDRPDCPIIERLAE from the coding sequence GTGAACATCGGGGCGGCATCCGACGCCAGCGGCGTCTCCCAGCGCATGATCCGCCACTATGAAAAGATCGGGCTCGTTCCCGCGCCGCCCCGGCGCGGCAGCTACCGGGACTATAGCGACGCCGATGTTCACCGGCTGCGCTTCATCGCCAATGCGCGTGACTTGGGGTTTCCGATCGAGGAAATCCGCACGCTGCTCGCCCTGTGGTCGGATCGCGGTCGGGCAAGCGCTGAAGTGAAGGCACTGGCGGAAGCGCGCGCGGCCGAGCTGGGTCGCAAGGCGCGCGCGCTGGACGCCATGCGCCGCTCCCTTACTGCGCTCGCCGAAGCCTGCCACGGGGATGATCGGCCAGATTGTCCTATCATCGAGCGCTTGGCGGAATAG
- a CDS encoding heavy metal translocating P-type ATPase: MNDPHSHARAGDGLAAAAPVEHEHRHAKAGGCCSGGRAGDAAVTVIDPVCGMTVDPEKTTHHAEHAGHAYHFCSARCRTKFVADPDAYVSAKPRPAPMATPGAMWTCPMHPEIRQEGPGTCPICGMALEPEEPSLDDAPNPELIDFTRRLWVAGALSVPLLIVSMVAEMLGLHVVSPAASPWVQLALTAPIVLWAGAPFFVRGWQSLRTRHLNMFTLIAIGVGAAFLYSLVATLAPGIFPATFRTHGGMVPVYYEAAGVVVTLVLLGQVLELRARAATGRAIRALMDLAPKTARRLRADGSEEEVGLADVAAGDRLRVRPGEAIPVDGVVIEGRSSVDESMLTGEPAPVLKEVDAAVTGGTVNTTGSLVMEARAVGSDTMLARIVRMVAEAQRSRAPIQAVADRVSGWFVPLVVLISIATFVVWSLVGPEPRMGHALLNAIAVLVIACPCALGLATPMSIMVGTGRGARAGVLVKNAEALQGLEKIDTLVIDKTGTLTEGKPKLVAIEASGAVGEGELLALAAAVEAQSEHPLAHAIVTAAKERGLQLGAVADFASQTGLGVSAKVDGRQVVIGNAAQMRRIGADPAPLDEAADRRRREGAGVMLVAVDGTLAGMVAVADPVRANAREAIAALRKEGLRVVMLTGDNRTTADAVARAVGGLDEVRADLRPEDKARIVAELKAGGARVAMAGDGINDAPALAAADVGLAMGTGTDVAIESAGMTLTRGDLSAIVRARKLAHATMRNIRQNLFFSFLFNGIGVPIAAGVLYPVAGLLLSPMIAGAAMALSSFTVVLNALRLNAVKL, from the coding sequence ATGAACGACCCTCATTCTCATGCTCGTGCCGGGGACGGCTTGGCCGCCGCGGCTCCTGTCGAGCATGAACACCGTCACGCCAAAGCGGGCGGATGCTGCTCGGGTGGACGCGCGGGAGATGCCGCGGTGACGGTCATCGACCCGGTATGCGGGATGACGGTCGATCCGGAAAAGACGACGCATCATGCCGAGCACGCCGGCCATGCCTATCACTTTTGCAGCGCGCGGTGCCGGACCAAGTTCGTCGCCGATCCCGACGCCTATGTGAGCGCCAAGCCGCGTCCCGCGCCAATGGCGACGCCAGGAGCGATGTGGACATGCCCGATGCACCCGGAAATCCGGCAGGAAGGGCCGGGGACCTGCCCGATCTGCGGCATGGCGCTCGAACCGGAAGAACCGTCGCTTGATGATGCGCCCAACCCCGAACTGATCGATTTCACCCGGCGGCTATGGGTCGCGGGCGCGCTCTCGGTCCCGTTGCTCATCGTCTCGATGGTCGCCGAAATGCTCGGGCTTCATGTGGTCAGCCCGGCCGCCTCCCCCTGGGTCCAACTCGCGCTCACCGCGCCGATCGTGCTGTGGGCGGGTGCGCCGTTCTTCGTGCGAGGATGGCAGTCGCTCCGCACCCGCCACCTCAACATGTTCACCCTGATCGCGATCGGGGTCGGCGCGGCGTTCCTCTACAGCCTGGTCGCGACGCTCGCGCCCGGCATCTTCCCTGCCACCTTCCGCACGCATGGCGGGATGGTCCCGGTCTATTATGAGGCCGCCGGCGTCGTGGTGACGCTGGTGCTGCTCGGGCAAGTGCTCGAACTGCGCGCCCGGGCGGCAACGGGGCGCGCGATCCGCGCGCTCATGGACCTGGCCCCCAAGACGGCGCGCCGGTTGCGAGCGGACGGCTCTGAGGAAGAAGTCGGCCTTGCCGACGTGGCCGCCGGCGATCGGCTGCGGGTCCGCCCCGGCGAAGCGATCCCTGTCGATGGTGTGGTGATCGAGGGCCGGTCCTCCGTCGATGAATCCATGCTCACCGGGGAGCCCGCGCCGGTCCTCAAGGAAGTCGATGCGGCTGTCACCGGGGGCACCGTCAACACGACGGGCAGCCTGGTCATGGAAGCGCGCGCAGTCGGCTCCGATACGATGCTCGCCCGCATCGTCCGCATGGTCGCGGAAGCGCAGCGCAGCCGTGCGCCGATCCAGGCGGTCGCCGATCGGGTGTCGGGCTGGTTCGTGCCGCTGGTCGTGCTGATCTCGATCGCGACGTTCGTGGTGTGGTCGCTGGTCGGCCCTGAACCGCGCATGGGCCATGCCCTGCTCAACGCCATCGCCGTTCTCGTCATCGCCTGCCCCTGTGCCTTGGGGCTCGCCACGCCCATGTCGATCATGGTCGGCACGGGACGCGGCGCGCGTGCCGGCGTGCTGGTGAAGAACGCGGAAGCCCTCCAGGGGCTGGAGAAGATCGATACGCTCGTGATCGACAAGACCGGCACGTTGACGGAAGGGAAGCCCAAGCTGGTCGCGATCGAGGCGTCGGGCGCGGTCGGCGAAGGCGAGCTGCTGGCGCTCGCCGCTGCGGTCGAGGCCCAATCCGAACACCCGCTCGCCCATGCCATCGTCACCGCCGCCAAGGAACGCGGATTGCAGCTTGGCGCGGTCGCGGACTTTGCCTCGCAAACTGGCCTTGGGGTCAGCGCCAAGGTGGACGGCCGCCAGGTCGTAATCGGTAACGCCGCGCAGATGCGCCGGATCGGAGCTGACCCCGCCCCGCTCGATGAAGCCGCCGATCGTCGCCGTCGCGAAGGCGCGGGCGTCATGCTGGTCGCGGTTGACGGGACGCTCGCCGGCATGGTCGCGGTCGCCGATCCGGTGCGCGCCAATGCCCGGGAAGCGATCGCTGCGCTCCGCAAGGAAGGGCTGCGGGTCGTGATGCTGACGGGGGATAATCGCACCACGGCCGATGCCGTCGCCCGCGCGGTGGGCGGACTCGATGAAGTCCGCGCCGATCTGCGGCCGGAAGACAAGGCCCGGATCGTTGCCGAGCTGAAAGCTGGCGGCGCACGGGTGGCGATGGCCGGCGACGGCATCAACGATGCGCCGGCGCTGGCGGCTGCGGACGTGGGCCTGGCGATGGGCACGGGAACGGACGTGGCGATCGAAAGCGCCGGCATGACACTCACGCGCGGCGATCTCTCGGCGATCGTGCGCGCCCGCAAGCTCGCGCACGCCACGATGCGGAATATCCGGCAAAACCTGTTCTTCTCGTTCCTGTTCAACGGCATCGGTGTGCCGATCGCTGCCGGCGTGCTCTATCCCGTCGCCGGCCTGCTGCTGTCGCCGATGATCGCTGGCGCGGCGATGGCGCTGTCGTCGTTCACCGTCGTCCTCAACGCGCTGCGGCTCAATGCGGTGAAGCTGTGA
- a CDS encoding type II toxin-antitoxin system PemK/MazF family toxin, translating into MSLPTPEPGLVIPYAYLWRHEHRKGQEEGRKVRPSVIVLAVQSPKGGAPRVTVAPITHTPPAKDGEAIELPPRVKQALGLDDDRSWIVLDEVNQFAWPGYDIRPVPGSKDRFAYGFIPPKLYDTVIGRILELAATRRVAEIQRD; encoded by the coding sequence TTGTCGCTTCCCACCCCGGAACCGGGCCTGGTCATTCCCTATGCCTATCTATGGCGGCACGAGCATCGCAAAGGACAGGAGGAAGGCCGTAAGGTCCGCCCCAGCGTCATCGTGCTGGCGGTGCAAAGCCCCAAGGGTGGTGCCCCGCGCGTGACGGTCGCACCGATCACGCACACCCCGCCAGCGAAGGACGGGGAGGCGATTGAGCTACCACCCCGCGTCAAGCAGGCGCTCGGCCTCGATGACGATCGCTCCTGGATAGTGCTGGATGAAGTGAACCAGTTCGCCTGGCCCGGTTATGATATTCGGCCCGTACCTGGGAGCAAGGATCGCTTCGCCTACGGCTTCATCCCGCCCAAGCTCTACGATACCGTCATCGGCCGCATCCTCGAACTGGCCGCTACGCGGCGTGTCGCGGAGATTCAACGCGATTAA
- a CDS encoding type II toxin-antitoxin system Phd/YefM family antitoxin: MTQVAATEFARNFGRYREEAQREPVAVVTHNRVTGYFVSARDYDEYQRLKAMAPTALAVEELDGATLKALAASRMDPRHDHLNALMD; this comes from the coding sequence ATGACACAGGTGGCTGCGACAGAGTTCGCCCGCAATTTTGGACGGTATCGCGAAGAGGCTCAACGCGAGCCGGTCGCCGTGGTGACGCACAATCGAGTTACCGGCTACTTCGTGTCCGCTCGCGACTATGACGAATACCAGCGCCTCAAGGCGATGGCCCCTACCGCCCTGGCGGTCGAGGAGCTGGACGGCGCGACGTTGAAGGCACTGGCGGCATCACGGATGGATCCTCGCCACGACCATCTCAATGCGCTGATGGATTGA